In a single window of the Candidatus Thermoplasmatota archaeon genome:
- a CDS encoding B12-binding domain-containing radical SAM protein — protein MLASRQGNGGVPIVLTAPRSEISTYSGDPFTAFVATFPRKLIPSFFVKSEWLEAKDNADGTARFLPYGLRKVEAMLIDEFGEENVASVHPDNLNRFVGPDTKAVGVSTMDSMGLAYVSLTYNSLFGFGGESLDAYEFEKVLGDPAFTRFDPRIIVGGAGSWQVRDAGKMEELGIDTLVHGESENVLTDLFHKALNGEALPKEVYGPAVDDDSIPSIKRAASYGVVEITRGCGRGCSFCSPTNRRKNSRPLDFIMKEVETNVRGGTNSIFTATEDMFIYQCGPKFKPNREAVVRLYKSIAEHPGVDYIHLSHASIAPAVYDPDMVEELTPILEEKSLYSPRLRKSYDRRFPTVLFGIETGSIRIMEKYMRGKALPYDVKDWHEIVTQGVGIFNDNGWRPLGTIITGWPGETEDDTMETLELLDKMKDLDMFYVPLLFIPLHDSRLRDERMMPLERLTEAQLDFLATCWRYNISCWDRKWQPIYSIASMASYYMYFRWKHGKSFKQPALRIAGLHPGLYVGKHKECDPQACSEPRPPDMGG, from the coding sequence ATGTTGGCCTCTAGGCAGGGAAACGGCGGAGTTCCGATAGTCCTCACCGCTCCACGCTCCGAAATCAGCACCTACAGCGGTGACCCGTTCACGGCCTTCGTCGCCACCTTCCCGAGGAAGCTCATTCCCAGCTTCTTCGTCAAGAGCGAGTGGCTGGAGGCGAAGGACAACGCTGACGGCACCGCCAGGTTCCTTCCTTACGGGTTGAGGAAGGTGGAGGCCATGCTCATCGACGAGTTCGGCGAGGAGAACGTCGCTTCCGTGCACCCGGACAACCTGAACAGGTTCGTCGGCCCGGATACGAAGGCGGTGGGTGTCTCCACGATGGACTCCATGGGGCTGGCCTATGTCTCTCTCACGTACAACTCGCTTTTCGGCTTTGGTGGGGAGTCCCTGGACGCGTACGAGTTCGAGAAGGTCCTGGGGGACCCGGCCTTCACCAGGTTCGACCCGAGGATAATCGTTGGCGGGGCTGGCTCGTGGCAGGTCCGCGACGCCGGCAAGATGGAGGAGCTCGGTATCGACACGCTCGTCCACGGGGAGAGCGAGAACGTCCTGACGGACCTGTTCCACAAGGCCCTGAACGGCGAGGCGCTTCCCAAGGAGGTCTACGGTCCGGCGGTGGACGACGACTCCATACCCTCGATCAAGCGGGCCGCCAGCTACGGCGTCGTGGAGATCACGAGAGGCTGCGGAAGGGGCTGCTCCTTCTGCTCCCCGACGAACAGGAGGAAGAACTCCCGCCCGCTCGACTTCATCATGAAGGAGGTTGAGACGAACGTCAGGGGAGGGACCAACTCCATCTTCACGGCGACCGAGGACATGTTCATCTACCAGTGCGGCCCGAAGTTCAAACCCAACCGGGAGGCCGTCGTCAGGCTCTACAAGTCCATAGCCGAGCACCCGGGTGTGGATTACATCCATCTCTCGCACGCTTCCATCGCGCCGGCGGTCTACGACCCCGACATGGTGGAGGAGCTCACTCCCATACTGGAGGAGAAGTCCCTGTACTCGCCCAGGCTGAGGAAGAGCTACGACAGACGGTTCCCGACCGTCCTCTTCGGCATCGAGACCGGCAGCATCCGAATAATGGAGAAGTACATGCGCGGGAAGGCCCTGCCGTACGACGTGAAGGACTGGCACGAGATCGTGACGCAGGGCGTGGGCATCTTCAACGACAACGGCTGGCGGCCCTTGGGGACGATAATCACGGGCTGGCCCGGCGAGACCGAGGACGACACGATGGAGACCCTCGAGCTGCTGGACAAGATGAAGGACCTGGACATGTTCTACGTCCCGCTGCTCTTCATCCCGCTCCACGACAGCAGGCTGAGGGACGAGAGGATGATGCCCCTGGAGAGGCTCACCGAGGCCCAGCTGGACTTCCTCGCCACGTGCTGGAGGTATAACATCAGCTGCTGGGACAGGAAGTGGCAGCCCATCTACTCCATAGCCTCGATGGCGTCGTATTACATGTACTTCCGATGGAAACACGGCAAGAGCTTCAAGCAACCCGCCCTCAGGATAGCGGGGCTCCATCCGGGGCTGTATGTGGGAAAACACAAGGAATGCGACCCGCAGGCGTGCTCAGAGCCTCGGCCTCCGGACATGGGCGGCTGA